The segment tttttatttgccttttcctttAAGAAGGGCCTCAGTGGTAGATCTCCCTTATATAGAGCATACAATGTAATCATTTTTGCAACCAACTACTTAAACAATCTCTATCATGTGTATTCATATCTCTATGGGTGCATCTTCATTTGCGTCTATATGTATATGCTGAGTGTACTATTCAgtatcctttttatttaaaaaaaacacctcataAAAGGGATTTTACATAGTATGATAATTTTCTGTCCTAGATATGACGCCCCAAAGTTTAACACTTGCTccacttctgaaaatattttttatggtaAATATTATAAACAGTAATGCAATACAGTTTTGGACATGATTTTTCACAACTTTATCAATGTAACTAAATATCTTTTAATAGCTTATGAGGAATAAAATCTATCAAAAAAATATCAGATAGCTTTTATTGTTGTCAGGGTCAAGACTTGGATATATACCCCTTCATTACTTTCCAGAAAAAGGTATTCAAGAGATCTATCTCTCTGAATCTTTATTAGCATAGATTGTTATTATCATAATTAATTAAGCTAGTAAATCAATTAACCACATAGTGGATTTGATAGGCACAATTCTCACtttcaatgtatattttaaatctctTGTTTCATAATTCAGATTTTAACGAGTTTTTGTGAGCTACAAACATCAAAATTTCTATCACACTTTTCCATAATAGAATATGAGAAAACTTTGTTTCAAATTTATGTTCCTGATAGAGTcacgtaaaaataaaaaaacaaaaaagtatttggAGCATCAGAGTAGGTGTTACTCTCCTGAACAGAGCTTATTAAGTTTCTTCAGAGAACAGATGCTAGTGTCTGTATGGCTTTGAAATATATCATTGAATCTATCTTAAATTCCACCCAGAAACTGAACTTAATCATAGATAAAGTGATAGATAAGGGTTGGAATCATTCAAGCTTTCTACTGATGCCTAAGTCAGTTTTGGTCAGTGGGATCCACTGAGTCTTTAACCTTTTGAATTACTTGACCACTGTGCTTCTGTTGTATCTTATACATACATTGTTTGATATCAATGTTATATTCTACTGAAATTAATGTTAGCctgttttttcctccctttttagaAGAAAGACaatatttatcatttgtttccCTAAGTCTGACACCTGGCAGGAATGGGCACGGGAAACTGCTCCAGTGTGACCGAGTTCATTCTCCTCGGATTCGCAGAAGCCCCCGAGTTGAGAGTCGCCctcttctctgtgttcctcctcATCTATGGAGTCACGGTGCTGGGCAACCTGGGGATGATGGCAGTGATTCAGGTCAGCTGTCACCTTCACActcccatgtactttttcctcaGCCACTTATCCTTTGTGGATTCTTGCTACTCCACCGTCATCGTGCCAAAGATGCTAACTAATATCTTAAACGAGGACAAAACCATTTCCTTCCTGGGGTGCTGCGTGCAATTCTACTTGTTTTGTACATGTGTGGTAAGTGAGGTCTTCCTGTTGGCggtcatggcctatgaccgcttcGTGGCCATCTGGAACCCACTGTTGTACACGGTCACCATGTCCCGGAATCTCTGTGTGGAGCTGGTGTCTTGTTGCTACCTGTGTGGGATGGTGTGTTCTCTGATCCACTTGTGTTTAGCTCTTGAGATCACATCCTACAGATCAAATGTGATTGACCACTTCTTCTGCGATCTGCCCCCTCTCTTGTCCCTTGCTTGCTCTGATGTCACTATGAATGAACTCATGGTATTCATTGTGGCCACCTTCAATGAGATCACCACCATCGTGATCATCCTCACCTCCTACTTGCTAATTCTCATCACCATCCTGAGGATGCACTCTGCCGAGGGAAGGCGCAAAGCCTTTTCCACCTGTGCCTCCCACCTCACAGCCATCCTTGTCTTCCACGGAACAATCCTTTTCACTTACTGCCGGCCCAGTTCTGGCAACAGTATGGATACTGACAAGGTGGCCACGGTGTTCTACACTGCAGTGATTCCCATGCTCAACCCCCTCATCTATAGCCTCCGGAACAAGGATGTGAAGGAAGCGCTCAGAAAAATGGTGAGCTccaaaatattttcctagaaaatattttctttgcgAGACTCAAGTTCCCACAGGGCAGGCTGGTTGAGCGGTGAATGGGTGGTTGTAGTGTTTGAGTGGAGGGTAGAGCCAGGGGGTAGGTAGTTAAGAGCGATTCTTTTTGATTCACTTACCTTTATGAATCTTCCATTTGCCTCAAAGTTAGGACTgagtatatttcaaattttaagcctacttcttttcttttcttcaatctATAATCTTTGAAATGGATAGGAGTAATGGATTCCTAAGACATGTTTGGTTTGCTCTATAACCTTCATAAGCTTAATGAAGAACTCTTGAGAATCATGCTCTCTTTCAGTATCTACGATGGaaaattcattccttttcaaaattgaatTCCTGCCATTTTACAATGAAGAACACATCTTTGTCCAACAGTTGATACATAGAGTGCGATTTCCACATGCACAcatgtcatttttatctttttattctttttgatacatttattgcttattttttgttttccttattatttgtCTCAGTGTACAGTGTTTTTGGAACTTCAGATAGTATCTCATCTGAAAAAGTGGAGTTAATCTTAATTACTTCACATGGATGTTAGTAAAATTAAATTGCATGTCATGTGCAAAGAGCCTAGAATAATCCCTGGCACATAAatagttttctgtttctctctcttccttcccttatATTGTcctaatattacatatatacttttggtcacatgtgtgcgcgcacacacacacacacacacacacacacagatttgcCATCATTGAATAACCCTTACTACAAGTAGCTGCATTTCTGACTTAGGTCACTTGtcacatttttgttgtttgtttcctcaaTTTTTGTCTCCATTATAACTCTCCATTTGGATCAAACGCTGTCACTTAAAATTGGAATTCTAAGCTATTtgtagaaaacataaatatttcattttcaagccaaaatatggaaagaccctaaatgtcaaccaactgatgaatgcacaaagaagatgtgatatatctatatctatatctatatctgtatctatatctatatctatatctatcatctatatctagagagagagaggaatattactgagccaccaaaaagagtgaaatcttgctatttgcaacaacctggatggaatTAGAGAtgattatgctgagtgaaataagtcagtcaaaggcaaataccatattattttctctcatatgtggaatttttttttaatttttttttcaacgtttatttatttttgggacagagagagacagcgcatgaacaggggaggggcagagagagagggagacacagaatctgaaacaggctccaggctctgagccatcagcccagagcctgacgcggggctcaaactcccagaccgcgagatcatgacctggctaaagttcgacgcccaaccgactgtgccacccaggcgcccctcatatgtggaatttaagaaacaaagcagatgaatatagtggggaaaaaagagagctAAACCATAGAATAGTCTCTTAACTAGGGAAGAAACTGAATGTTgccagatgggaggtgggtgggggaatggattAAACGTGTGATGGATACTAAGGAGggcagttgtgatgagcactgggtgttggatgtaagtgataaatcactgaaatcTACATCTGGAAttgatattacactgtatgttaactaaatggaatttaaataaaaacctgaaaaaaaatcattttcagggTGCATACTGGACTTTATGTTACATCCCTGTGGTTCCTGAATTAATTCTGCTATGACAGTGTGTGACAGCTTCGTGGCCATTTGCAACACTTTGCATTACACAGGTGCTGTGCCCCAGAAACCCCGTGCCCTACTACAGGTTGTATCAAATGCATGGGGAGTAGCATGTTTCCTGAAACTCACATGTTCTGCTTTTGAGGTATCTTTTAGTGCTTCATCACAGTCACTTCTGTGAGTTCTCCTCACTAATGTCTCTTTCTTGTTCTGAGTCTTATGTCAGCCAGTTGCTTCTCGCTGCTTCTCACAATGAGGTGAGCACAGAGCTCTTCTTCCTCCTGTCTTATGAGGTTTTCATTGCCACCTCTCCAGACACATTCATCAGGTGAGCATCAAGAAATCCTCTTCAACTGTCAGCTTCACACTTGACCGATCACCGTTTTCTACGGCACCATTCTCTTCTCCTAGTCTCTGCCCTACCTCCTAAACCTCCAGGCACACAAAGTGTTACCTGTTATATACGGTGGTGATCCTCTTGTTGAAGCCCCTTATCTATAGACTGAGATATAAGGACACGAAAGACACAgtcagacactttttttttccatagtgaaTGGTAAACACTTACCTCTGTTATTATAGAACATCTTTCTGTGATTTTTGAAGGAGCTGTCAATCAAGCTCATTTTTAAACATCACTTAGATTGTCCAAAAGACAGAATACTTACAATGGGAAGAATATGAATTTTAGGTCTGAGAAATCATACCTGGCTCTGATAATATAAAATCGGCCAGTTGGTTTATCTGAACCAGTCTTTATCTACAAAAATGATATAATGTGATGTAACTCATGGAgtggaatgtgaaaaaaaataaaatgtagacagCATATCTGGCATTTGTATATGTGCAATACATGCTAGTTGTATTCTCTTCTCTTCACTGCTAAGCGATAGGTTGCAGGTGTTAAATACACAGCCACTTTTGCAGTTTAAATTCAATGAAAttgatgaaaggaaagaaatacatagTCTTCTTTTCAAAAACCTCACAAGCCAGTAGTATTAGTAAATATCATAATGTTTGGTCAGGAGACACGTCAAAATCATATGTGGATATCAAAGAGATTATTTCATAATTGTGTGCATCCTTTGCTTGAACTTGAAGGATGGGCAGGTtttgaaaagacacagaagagaaagaCACAAGGTGTATTCAGGAGTAAAGAACAGGAACAACATTTGAGAGGTGAGCATGAATAATAAAGCCAATGATTCAGCAATATTGTGAGCTACTGTTTTGTGTCATATGCATTCAAGGTATCTTGTTAGGTGCTGGAAGGAATGAGAATTTGCATAAGATACACTTATTATTCTCAATTCCTTCAAAAAGAGTTCCCTTGTGGAGGGTGCAAATATTACAAGAAGTTTAGAAATACTAGCGTGTTTCCTAGAATagtgagaacaaaaacaaaccaaatatatTCACGTTCTATGTTTTAGGCTccctaaacatttattttccttaaatgttgttttaaattgtCATTTGTAAATTATAATCTTAACAAGTAATTAATCAAACTTAGGTTATTGTGTCTATTAGGAAAGATTAGCTTCTCTCTGGTAGTAGTAACATTTATTATAAGATGGCCTCATAGATAAAGGTGtctaattttcaaaaatcttatgacatcatatttatctttcttctgtcattaattttgcttGAATTACTTACGTATCCTTTGTTTGGTACTCTTTGTCACTGGTAAATCCCAAATTAGTCCAGAAAattattatgagaaaaaataatagctgtgtTGGTTGAGGGTAAAATAAACACTGGATAATAACCATATATTGGTTCATGAAATAATTTGGAATGGTTCTGTGATCTTAAACTTACAGTAATTAATTAAAGTCAACttatttcagaagtagaactaTATAATTATGACCCAAACTAtcttatatatttgcatatattcacGTATATGAAACTGCCTTCTTTTACACATTGTCACTTGATTTGAACTTACCTGGAACGCTTGTAGTAAAGTAGCAGAAATGTTATATTGTTCTTGATTGGAGtcaatgatgaaaatgaaaactaaccTATGAAATTTAATAGATGCTTCTAAGTGTTTAGAGGGAAATATATGTCTTTAAATAACtgtattagaaatgaagaaaactctCAAAATTAGAATCTTAGCTTCCACAttaagaatcaaaaaaaaaaaaaaaagaaaaaagaaaagaaaagaaaaagaaaaaaagaacaagggagGTTATAATAAAGACCAGATTATCAgtcaataaagtagaaaaattaaaagtagagatCATTGAGTTTGCACTGTGAAAAGATTACTACCATTGACAAAATTTTAGCTAGAATTactaggagaaaaggaaaccagaaaCAAATTAGTACAATTAGTAAGGATAGTAATCTTGcaaaaattttatgccaacaatTTAGTCAACTTAGATGATACAGACAgatttgaaaaagataaattttccCAAGatgacaaagaagtagaaaatctgaatagatatGTGACAGTAAATTCaatttgtaatgaaaatattctcacaCTCCTTCCATCAATATCCAGACAATTACTCTTACTAAATATCTATGTAGGCAATAACACTGGTTGTTACACAGATGGCTTCACCAGTTACTTTTACTAAATAACTACATAAGCAATGGTACCAATTGTGAGTTACTCTATTTAGGAGATAGAGACTGTGATCCTTTTTCCAATTCATGCAGTTATatcagtattaccctgataccaaagccaaacaaaggcaacacacagaggaaaacagaaaccaaaatccCTCATGGATACAAACCCAAGAATTCTCAACAAATCCTTGTATccaataataagataaaatagatgcactaaaacaaataaaaggcttATGAGCCACACCAAGGGAGATTTATCTCAGAAATGCGAAGTtggtttaacatatgaaaaaCAATGTAATATATCATTTACATAGAATGATGGAGATGGGGAACCAGATGGAATGTCTCCTCAGCCTTGGGTGCCGTCTTTGGCACatcaattttgtaaaatataatcatattataTGGTAGTTGAGAGAATACCAATGTATTTCCTTGAAACTACATTTTACCACATATACCTTTACAAATTTATGTGCACAGCCAGTGATACACAGAGACGAATGGAAAACTGTGGCCTAGATTGATCTTTTAAAGTCAGAAGAACACATCTGGGAAAGATATCTGAGGGGTCCCATTTGATGACTTCCACCATTGCAcatgcattagaaaaaaaaaatgcagtctcAGAAATCtctctggatttatttattttttccatacatTCATATGGGTGGAAAACCAGATGGGcctcaatttcttttattgatcatttattttgaatgtgtCCAAGTTTCAACCGCTTGTAAGATAAGCATAAAAACTGGAATTGCTCTCCTGGCTGGTTACTAGGAAGCTAAAGTAAGTGAATATTTGTATAATAGTTAGAATGGGTTCCAACACATAACAATTGTGAGTATTATACGGTTTTCTGACCACTGgagtcattatttttttgttatttaaaggaATTCTGATGCAGCTGTAGTCCCCGTGCCCTATAGTAATCTAGGGGATGTTGTAATGTTATAAGAAAGGAAGAACTTCTAAGAGATATGCATGGCATGTCATTATGGCAATATGAGCTGTGTCCCACACATACGACACTTAATGTGACCTCTATCACGTAGCACCACAAATTCTGGGAGGAAGCATATATGGTTTTAAACCATTGTTTCCCAATTtgggataatttaaaaaataaatttcctgatGATATTCCATAGAGATGAACTATTAGTTGTGTTATATCATACATCACcttggtttaatttttatatattttgttataccATAGAGATTAGTAATTGTTTTGGAGCTTAATGGGCCCATTCCCCAGGAGCTTAAATTACAGTACAAGTGTCTGCCTACTATATACATCTCATATCTTCAGCACCAGGGACAAAACGTAGGTCACTCAGGTTTGTTAGCAAGAACTAGGTTTTGGTTacttgaaaatagaaatgaatatattttgtccataaacaattattttaaagatatattgaACTCAACTCTCTTCTAATTAGAGAATGTTTTAACAGGACCCATATTTCTGTGCAGTTACTGTTTAGAGTGCTTTTGTGTTTTGGTATTCAGAAACAATTAATGGTGAATTTGGAACCGTTTTCTCTGTAACATAAAACATGGATGTGTGTAAAAGAAtgctaaataaacaaatggtatctctctctctctcgctctctctctctccctctcgctctctctctcatctcttacCACCCATTTTTCAGACCGATCTCTATCACAGCATCTAACATGTATGACCATTGAGAGCGTCCTTAGTTTTCATATTAATGCTGAGGTTTGCATTTCTGTTCCTGCCAGATGGTTATCGAGAGTCAGGACTTATGAACGCTCTGTGGTTAGAAAAAGAGATGAATTCTTTtggatttgttttggttttgttatgAAATGGTTTCTTATTATCAGCCTAGGAGATTATGAAGCAAAACATTTGCCAGGTTGAATATCCTCTTTGAGAAGTAGGCAAGTAGGTCAggtattttgctttgttttgtttttgttcttggtcAGGTAATGGAAAACTGTGACTTAAGGGAAGTGATATGTTTCCATGTCTTTAAGGTTCGCTCAAGAGACCGAGAAGATACCAAGATATGCTTCCATTCCAGAACCTCTTCACTCAATTTTCATTACGCATAAGTGGAGAAGTCATGATTCTAGTCCTTGTGCTGTCTAGAAGTGGGAGCAGAGAATAGAATCCCtcaatttttatttgccttttcctttAAGAAGGGCCTCAGTGGTAGATCTCCCTTATATAGAGCATACAATGTAATCATTTTTGCAACCAACTACTTAAACAATCTCTATCATGTGTATTCATATCTCTATGGGTGCATCTTCATTTGCGTCTATATGTATATGCTGAGTGTACTATTCAgtatcctttttatttaaaaaaaacacctcataAAAGGGATTTTACATAGTATGATAATTTTCTGTCCTAGATATGACGCCCCAAAGTTTAACACTTGCTccacttctgaaaatattttttatggtaAATATTATAAACAGTAATGCAATACAGTTTTGGACATGATTTTTCACAACTTTATCAATGTAACTAAATATCTTTTAATAGCTTATGAGGAATAAAATCTATCAAAAAAATATCAGATAGCTTTTATTGTTGTCAGGGTCAAGACTTGGATATATACCCCTTCATTACTTTCCAGAAAAAGGTATTCAAGAGATCTATCTCTCTGAATCTTTATTAGCATAGATCGTTATTATCATAATTAATTAAGCTAGTAAATCAATTAACCACATAGTGGATTTGATAGGCACAATTCTCACtttcaatgtatattttaaatctctTGTTTCATAATTCAGATTTTAACGAGTTTTTGTGAGCCACAAACATCAAAAATTCTATCACACTTTTCCATAATAGAATATGAGAAAACTTTGTTTCAAATTTATGTTCCTGATAGAGTCacgtaaaaataaaaaacaaaagagtgtTTAGAGAATCAGAGTAGGTGTTACTCTCCTGGACAGAGCTTATTAAGTTTCTTCAGAGAACACATGTTAGTGTCTGTATGGCTTTGAAATATATCATTGAATCTATCTTAAATTCCACCCAGAAACTGAACTTAATCATAGATAAAGTGATAGATAAGGGTTGGAATCATTCAAGGTTTCTGCTGATGCCTAAGTCAACTTTGGTCAGTGGGATCCACTGAGACTTTTAAACTTTTGAATTACTTGACCACTGTGTTTCTGTTGTATCT is part of the Felis catus isolate Fca126 chromosome D1, F.catus_Fca126_mat1.0, whole genome shotgun sequence genome and harbors:
- the LOC123380289 gene encoding olfactory receptor 5L1-like; the protein is MGTGNCSSVTEFILLGFAEAPELRVALFSVFLLIYGVTVLGNLGMMAVIQVSCHLHTPMYFFLSHLSFVDSCYSTVIVPKMLTNILNEDKTISFLGCCVQFYLFCTCVVSEVFLLAVMAYDRFVAIWNPLLYTVTMSRNLCVELVSCCYLCGMVCSLIHLCLALEITSYRSNVIDHFFCDLPPLLSLACSDVTMNELMVFIVATFNEITTIVIILTSYLLILITILRMHSAEGRRKAFSTCASHLTAILVFHGTILFTYCRPSSGNSMDTDKVATVFYTAVIPMLNPLIYSLRNKDVKEALRKMVSSKIFS